From one Anticarsia gemmatalis isolate Benzon Research Colony breed Stoneville strain chromosome 20, ilAntGemm2 primary, whole genome shotgun sequence genomic stretch:
- the LOC142981735 gene encoding collagenase-like translates to MAYLVSVVLLALGTTVLADPRFTFPENTRGWDTRIVSGWEAQEGQFPHQLSLRMVSPIGAVSACGGTILSDKWGLTAAHCTAGRVSVVIRAGVVNLTSPYYIFDTTKYYNHPLYNEAIPSVVQPHDIGLLEFGRSLTFNDYVQPIRIQRSSDQDRNYAGLTTIASGWGRTWTGGSSPENMNWVFLTAVSNQACNSAYGGSSIIVASTICAEYYNVTSQSTCQGDSGGPLTYIDDDGEITQIGVTSFVSALGCHAGRPAGFIRPGFYHDWFTQISGENYDWNLDVSTTVAPSSEAPVDPSTEQPVDPSTEAPVDPSTLAPSSEAPVDPSTEQPVDPSTEAPVDPSTQAPTSTTAASEESESSESSESSESSESSESSESSEESESSEE, encoded by the exons ATGGCTTACCTAGTGTCTGTGGTGTTATTGGCTTTGGGAACTACG GTCTTGGCCGATCCCCGTTTCACGTTCCCTGAAAACACAAGAG GATGGGACACCCGCATCGTGTCAGGCTGGGAGGCGCAGGAGGGCCAGTTCCCTCACCAGCTGTCGCTCCGCATGGTGAGCCCCATCGGAGCCGTCAGCGCGTGTGGAGGCACCATCCTCAGTGACAAGTGGGGTCTCACTGCCGCCCACTGTACCGCTGG CCGTGTCTCCGTGGTCATCCGCGCTGGTGTGGTCAACTTGACCTCTCCGTACTACATCTTCGACACCACCAAGTACTACAACCACCCGTTGTACAACGAAGCCATTCCCTCGGTGGTCCAGCCTCATGACATCGGTCTTTTGGAATTCGGCCGCTCTCTCACCTTCAATG ACTACGTGCAGCCCATCAGGATTCAGCGCTCATCTGACCAGGACCGCAACTACGCCGGACTTACCACCATCGCCAGTGGATGGGGACGCACCTGGACTGGAG GCTCATCTCCTGAGAACATGAACTGGGTGTTCCTGACTGCCGTTTCGAACCAGGCCTGCAATTCTGCTTACGGTGGCAGCAGCATCATCGTTGCCTCCACTATCTGCGCTGAATACTACAACGTTACCAGCCAGTCCACTTGCCAG gGTGACAGCGGTGGTCCCCTGACCTACATCGACGATGATGGTGAAATCACACAAATTGGTGTCACATCCTTCGTCTCCGCTCTGGGTTGCCACGCTGGCAGGCCCGCTG gtTTCATCCGTCCCGGTTTTTACCACGACTGGTTCACACAGATTAGCGGCGAGAACTACGACTGGAATCTTGACGTTTCCACCACTGTGGCGCCTAGCTCTGAGGCGCCCGTAGACCCCAGTACTGAACAGCCTGTGGACCCCAGCACTGAAGCCCCTGTAGACCCCAGCACATTGGCGCCTAGCTCTGAGGCGCCCGTAGACCCCAGTACTGAACAGCCTGTGGACCCCAGCACAGAGGCGCCCGTAGACCCCAGCACTCAGGCACCTACGAGCACCACAGCTGCTTCTGAAGAATCCGAATCTTCCGAATCCTCCGAGTCTTCCGAGTCTTCCGAGTCTTCCGAGTCCTCCGAGTCTTCAGAAGAATCAGAATCTTCTGAGGAATAA
- the LOC142981627 gene encoding 2-oxo-4-hydroxy-4-carboxy-5-ureidoimidazoline decarboxylase-like translates to MSKKLSITDVNKLSNEQFETIFGNVIELCPDGAVQVKNKRPFSNVSDLCDAFQTYLEEINVEDKLVVLKLHPDLAGKMAARGELTRESTAEQQAAGLQDLTTQQKSIMDESNQRYKEKFGFPFIICAKENKVVSIINGLQQRYHNSYEQEVNTGINEVKKICRLRILDIVAN, encoded by the coding sequence atgagTAAGAAACTAAGCATAACTGATGTAAATAAACTAAGTAACGAACAATTTGAGACTATTTTCGGCAATGTTATTGAGTTGTGTCCTGACGGTGCCGTACAAGTGAAGAATAAAAGACCTTTTAGTAATGTGAGTGATCTTTGTGATGCGTTTCAAACGTACTTGGaagaaataaatgttgaagACAAACTAGTAGTGTTGAAACTACATCCAGATCTAGCAGGGAAGATGGCGGCTCGAGGAGAACTGACTCGCGAATCTACGGCAGAACAACAGGCCGCTGGACTCCAAGACCTGACAACCCAGCAGAAAAGCATCATGGACGAATCAAATCAACGGTACAAAGAAAAATTCGGATTTCCTTTTATCATCTGCGCGAAGGAGAATAAAGTGGTTTCAATTATAAACGGGCTGCAGCAAAGGTACCACAATTCGTATGAACAAGAAGTAAATACTGGTATTAATGAAGTGAAAAAGATTTGTAGATTGAGGATATTGGATATTGTAGCTAATTAA
- the LOC142981640 gene encoding collagenase-like: MWSAVIFLAVVAGISASAETLQASGDLPESRIVSGWEAREGQFPYMLYLRGIRWTGDISACGASVIHRRWGLTSARCTAQRTVLMISAGSVNRLRPRVHFETSTYFTHTNYNDALQPITQPDDISLINFNRDLTFDNFIQPIRLQRSADMNRDYTDVVMSTSGWGTTFTCTELGCPTPEILNWVHLRGVSNFMCLLMFNSNYLVRATTICAGPFNVTSQSICSGDSGVPLTVLENDGVPTQLGIGSFVTQFGCHVGFPGGFTRTGHYHAWMREVTGINFDWTRAGEHPALDDVADLNADEDADFSDSFKY, from the exons ATGTGGAGTGCAGTAATATTTTTAGCTGTCGTTGCCGGAATTTCG GCATCTGCCGAAACTCTTCAGGCTTCGGGAGACCTCCCAG agtCCCGTATCGTATCGGGATGGGAGGCGCGCGAGGGCCAGTTCCCGTACATGCTGTACCTCCGAGGCATCAGGTGGACCGGTGACATCAGCGCTTGTGGAGCGTCAGTCATCCATCGCAGATGGGGACTTACTTCGGCAAGATGCACTGCACA ACGTACAGTGCTGATGATCAGCGCCGGCAGCGTGAACAGGCTGCGGCCTCGCGTGCACTTCGAGACCAGCACGTACTTCACACACACCAACTACAACGACGCCCTGCAGCCCATCACCCAGCCTGATGACATCAGTCTTATCAACTTTAATAGAGACCTTACGTTCGACA ACTTCATCCAGCCGATCAGACTGCAACGTTCTGCCGACATGAACCGTGACTACACCGACGTGGTGATGTCCACTAGCGGCTGGGGCACCACCTTCACCTGCACTGAGCTTGGAT GTCCTACACCCGAAATCCTAAACTGGGTTCACTTGAGAGGGGTGTCAAACTTCATGTGCCTACTGATGTTCAACTCCAACTACTTGGTGAGAGCCACCACCATCTGTGCGGGACCTTTCAATGTTACTAGTCAGTCCATCTGCTCG gGTGACAGCGGTGTACCTCTAACAGTATTGGAGAACGACGGCGTTCCTACTCAACTTGGTATCGGTTCATTCGTCACTCAATTCGGATGCCATGTTGGTTTCCCCGGAG gcTTCACCCGCACTGGCCACTATCACGCGTGGATGCGTGAAGTGACTGGCATTAACTTCGACTGGACCCGCGCCGGAGAACACCCAGCTCTTGACGATGTGGCTGATTTAAACGCTGATGAAGATGCAGACTTCAGTGATTCCTTCAAATATTAA